One Bradyrhizobium zhanjiangense DNA segment encodes these proteins:
- the rocD gene encoding ornithine--oxo-acid transaminase: MSASVIDFIATEARFGARNYEPIGVVLSRGEGVWVWDTEGNRYLDCLSAYSAVSQGHCHPKILAAMVEQAHRLTLTSRAFHNDQLALFYEEIAALTGSHKVLPMNSGAEAVESAIKSVRKWGYEVKGVPDGQAEIIVCANNFHGRTLGIVGFSTDPETRTHFGPFAPGFRIIPFGDAAALEEAITPNTVAFLVEPIQGEAGVVIPPAGYFTEVRELCTANNVMLVLDEIQTGLGRTGKLLAEQHEGIEADVTLLGKALSGGFYPVSAVLSNNDVLGTLRPGQHGSTFGGNPLACAVARAAIRVLVEEGMIDNAARQGARFLQGLKDIRANTIREVRGRGLMLAVELHPEAGRARRYCEALQGKGILAKDTHEHTIRIAPPLVITSDQVDWALERLATTLTQDFS; this comes from the coding sequence TGGGGCCCGTAATTACGAGCCGATCGGGGTCGTCCTATCGCGCGGCGAAGGTGTCTGGGTCTGGGATACCGAAGGCAACCGTTACCTCGATTGCCTCTCGGCCTATTCGGCGGTCAGCCAGGGCCACTGCCACCCCAAGATCCTGGCGGCGATGGTCGAACAGGCGCACAGGCTGACGCTCACCTCGCGGGCCTTCCACAACGACCAGCTCGCCTTGTTCTACGAGGAGATCGCGGCGCTCACCGGCTCCCACAAGGTGCTGCCGATGAACAGCGGGGCTGAGGCGGTCGAAAGCGCGATCAAGTCGGTCCGCAAATGGGGCTATGAGGTGAAGGGCGTGCCGGACGGCCAGGCCGAGATCATCGTCTGTGCCAACAATTTCCACGGACGCACGCTGGGCATCGTCGGCTTTTCAACCGATCCCGAGACACGCACACATTTCGGTCCGTTCGCGCCTGGCTTCAGGATCATCCCGTTCGGCGACGCCGCGGCGCTGGAAGAGGCCATCACGCCAAACACCGTCGCCTTTCTGGTCGAGCCGATCCAGGGCGAAGCCGGTGTCGTCATTCCTCCAGCCGGCTATTTCACTGAGGTGCGGGAGCTCTGCACCGCCAACAACGTGATGCTGGTGCTCGACGAGATCCAGACCGGGCTCGGCCGCACCGGCAAGCTGCTTGCCGAACAGCACGAGGGAATCGAGGCGGACGTGACGCTGCTCGGCAAGGCCTTATCCGGCGGCTTCTATCCGGTGTCGGCCGTGCTTTCGAACAACGACGTGCTCGGGACATTGAGACCCGGGCAGCATGGCTCGACCTTTGGCGGCAATCCGCTTGCCTGCGCGGTGGCGCGCGCGGCGATCCGCGTGCTGGTCGAGGAAGGCATGATCGACAACGCGGCCAGGCAGGGCGCGCGCTTTCTGCAAGGCTTGAAGGACATTCGTGCCAATACGATCCGCGAGGTGCGCGGACGCGGCTTGATGCTGGCGGTCGAGCTGCATCCCGAGGCCGGGCGCGCACGCCGCTACTGTGAGGCGCTTCAGGGCAAGGGCATCCTCGCCAAGGATACCCATGAGCACACGATCCGCATCGCCCCGCCGCTGGTGATCACCAGCGACCAGGTCGACTGGGCGCTGGAGCGGCTCGCCACCACCCTGACGCAGGATTTCTCTTGA